The sequence TGAAAACAAAATTTTATGGTTGGTTTTGACTGAAGGATGGTGTGGAGATGCAGCACAAGCTTTACCAGTTTTAAATAAAATGGCAGAATTGTCTGATGCAATTGAATTGAAAATTGTTCTTCGTGATGAAAATGAAGATTTAATGAATCAGTTTTTAACCAACGGTGGAAAATCGATTCCTAAAGTCATTATGATGCATCCAGAAACATTGGAAGTTATTGCAGATTGGGGACCAAGACCTGCAGGAGCTGTTCAGTTAATGGTTGATTTAAAAGAAAAATTTGGTTCGATTACCGATGAAGTAAAAGAAGAATTACAAAAATGGTACAACAACGATAAAACTATTTCTACACAAAATGAAATTGTACAAATACTAAAAAACTCGGTTTTATAAAACCGAGTTTGTATTTTTAGTAAACACCTAAAGTTTTAAAAAAGATATTCATGCTCCAAATGATAATCAGTAATCCTACGGCAATAAACATTTTTTTTGCAGGAAGTTTTCCAGCGAGTTTCGCAGCTAATGGTGCTGCAAGCATTCCACCAAGAACCAAACCTAAAATAAGTTGCCAATGACCGATTCCGATTAAGGTAAAAAAAGTAAAGGCACTTGACAGTGTTACAAAAAACTCGGTTAAACTTACAGTTCCGATAACATATTTTGGCGTTTTTCCTTTTGAGATTAAAGTACTTGTAACAACTGGTCCCCAACCTCC comes from Flavobacterium sp. I3-2 and encodes:
- a CDS encoding thioredoxin family protein, with the translated sequence MKTIITKSLQQTMDYLQYRELVTESLKLESQVVNGIDLIPYTKLNDQRMKRLDKTIVISDENSAFLKSFENKILWLVLTEGWCGDAAQALPVLNKMAELSDAIELKIVLRDENEDLMNQFLTNGGKSIPKVIMMHPETLEVIADWGPRPAGAVQLMVDLKEKFGSITDEVKEELQKWYNNDKTISTQNEIVQILKNSVL